Within the Tachysurus fulvidraco isolate hzauxx_2018 chromosome 3, HZAU_PFXX_2.0, whole genome shotgun sequence genome, the region tctttctctctcgctcactttctttctttctttctttctctctctctctctctctctctctctctctctctctctctctctcggcaaAAATACCCTGAATCTTATTGTCTTATTGTTTTTTCAGCATTTGTAGGAACTGATTTAACTTAGCCGCTTCCGTGTGCCTCTAAAACGTGTTAGTGTGGTAACATTGCAAACCCAACAAAGCTTTGGAGTATTTCTGGCCACATCACGCGTTTCCAGTTAAGTGTTGACTACAGATGGCGCTCCCACATCTGGAGGAACGCGATAGTTAAAGTGGGCGGGGAACGAGACGacagaagccacgcccactCTACAGCACCTGCGTAATTACTCGACAGTATCGCTCCACGCAGTTCAGGTACGCAGTCGCGAAGTCGTTAGAAATCATGGAATTGACGTATTAACGTATCAAGAGTCCGGGACACGATGTACACGAGCGAGCGCAGACGCATGAGCCTGCATGAGgtgaaaaggaaaaactccattcgAGTTTCAGCTGGAAGTTTATGGCAGGACGCTCTGGCGCTGGAGCTGAGCGCTAACAAGAGCGTGACTTCACCACGCAGCCGCAGTCGGGCTTTATCTGTGGTCTATGTTGTGGTCGAGGACGCCTCAGTGGCACAAAGTGAGGAAAACCTTTCTCTCAGGTGTGTTAAAGAAGCCTGTGCGGATTCCCAAGCTGAGCTCCAAACCGTCCCGTTTGAGTCTATCGCGCACGCCACGGCCAACACACTGGATGTCTTTTACAACGCAGGCAAGTGTAGGCACGTTAAACCCAGAACAACCACACAGCTGTTCTAGAATCAGTGAAAAGTGTAAAGTGGAGCATTTACATTCCTTTAAAACTGGTCAGCagccctctaacacacacacacacacacacacacacacacacacgcacacacacagttcatccagctgaaagaaaacagaaaccaGTTGATGTCTATTAAAAATCTATTGGTGACCATTACAAAGACATGTTAACCATTAAAACATTTAGTATTTTGTATATCTTTGTATTGAATTTGATTTGCACATGTTTACTGTATTGAATTTATTCAAGGAGATTCATGATAACCTTTGctgtctgctgttttttttttttttttttttggtttctgtagATGTAGCCATAGTTGAGATGAATGATTCTCTCAGGCAGCCCTCTCTCTTCTATCACCTTGGTGTTCGGGAGAGCTTCAGCATGACCAATAACATCATACTGTACTGCAACAAGCAAGAGGATGACCTCCAGCTTCTAAAGGTGGGCTTAGTGGAACATTTGGAGCTGCAAGGAAAGTGTTCGCAAAATGGTAGTCAGCTAAAGATGCTATGTGGCAGgcaatatttttctctctccagaTCCACTTTTTGTTAGGTATACCGTGGCTCCTTGTGGCTGCAGTCAGCATGTGCTGCTTGCACAATGTGTTGCTTTGCACAGGTTGTTAACCACTCAGATCACAGGTTGTTTTCCATCGACCAGTAGTAAGGTGGTAGCATGATGGTGCTCCATGTAGTTCAGCGTCTCACAGCCTAACTTATAGGTTTGTTCtagtgtgtggagtttatttTGCTCTTCCAAGGTCTATGTGAGTTTCCTCCAGGTTTTCCTCTCCATCTCCCAAATACATGCATGTAAATAAATTGGCTACAATTATTTGTCCTTCAGTGTGGAGTTCTTCGGGTTATTATTCTCAGCACATAATTGACATGATTGTATGTGGTGCAGGAACAAGCTGTTATTTATACAATGACAAAGAGAAATTTTGTGCGCCTCTTGGACACTTTGCCGGTGAACTGTACACAACAGTTTGTGTGTTTCCATGTACACATCAGTGTTAATCATCTTTTTACCCTTCACCCTGTTGactggtgattttttttgtttggaaactttttttttggtcactGCTGTGTTGAGAATGTCTGACCATTACTGGATATCTGATGATCTCTTTCCAGTGATTGACTTGGCTTACAGGAGCTGACCGATATTGTACATAACTGCTTTCAGTTCTCAGTATTTTCCCTGTATGGTATATTTATCTAATAAAACTGCTCCTAAGTGTAGAGACCTAATGTATTAATTGcagtgattttaaaatgtattgccTTACATAGATTAAGTGTTTTGGTATTTGCATTAGATCAGTTTTAAGTCTCTTTGATTCGACAGACATTGCAATGACCTTTTAGAAAACCAGCTAAAAAGTTTACAAATAAATCTTTGTGATTCTGATTTATTGAATCTGTCTTAAACAGGAGCAATGTGGGAGCTACACATTCATTGCTTACATGGTGTCACCTCAAGGCAAGGTGTTTGCCTGTGATGCGACTCTGATGAGGGGAATCACAGAGATCCTGCAGCCTAGCTTCACCATCGAGCCGCTTCTGACACCTTTAGTGGAGCAGCTGGTCAAGCTGTTTGACAATGTGCACATCCACGCAaggttagtaaaaaaaaacaacaacatatgttttatatgttttatgcaTGTATTATGTCTAAGTAATCTCATCTCCCCAAGTTGTTGTCTGCTGACAACATTGCATTTCCATAAGGATTGTACCGATGTAGCGTTGCACTGAACACAATGAAacaattataaatcatataaagTACGGTGAAAAAGTCCACTCAAATGATTTCTGCATTAATAGATTAAAAGCTGTTGTATTAAATGTATGTTAGAAAAAAGAGGTTACACCACTTTTCAGACAAAAAATTAATTCTGGCTGTGTGACAGTCGAAGTTTCCAGATGAACGGTGATGGATTCCCCAGTATGCTTAGACACAGCATATTTACTAGCTAATTTTCTTATAAAAATTTACAAAATCTAGGTCaagttggcttagtggttagcttgtttgttttgcacCTTCAGGCTTGGGGGTTGGATTCCAGTCTCTGCCCTGCATGTggagagtttgcatgttcctgGATGCGCTTTCCTCTTTCAGTCCAAGGATGTTTTGAAGGCTGATTTAAGACAAAAAGCAACTTAAAATGTAGTTTGTGGGTGTGATTGTGCCTTGCAATGGACTGGCACCTCGTCCGTGTTGTTCCCCACCTTGTGCCCAGAGTTTGATGAGACTCCAGGTTCAATGTGTCACTGTATAAGATGAGCATTACAGAAATGAGTTTTTGGAACGGCACAGAATCTACTTgaaatgactttgtgtgtgtttttaaaggtTGTCATTCCTGTTATTGACTTAGTTTAGTGCTGTTTACTTATGCTGACTTTGTTTTATCTTATTGTATTTGAATGCGACTATGCATTGTAACATGTTATTTCACATGCTTAAGACCTTTGCATAGTTATTGCATCATTCTATCCCTCTACGAAATTCtcaattaaataatatttaaaatttaatatttaaaataaaataataattaaataatatgccataattttctattatatttactCATCGCACTATATTGTCACGCCTCTACTCAGTGAACTTTTCATTCAAAAACCATAGCCGCTTATATGCATTTGCTGCTTTAACAGCCTCTTCTCTTTTGGGAAGTCTTTTCACAGGAGTGTGGAATGTTGCAGTGGGGATTTATTCAGTCACACTGAGAACTCAATGTGCAGTCTGATTCCCAACAGTGTTCACTGTGCCTCATGAACTTCGTTGTGTgtacaggggcattgtcatgctgaaacacaATTGTAATTCTTCAGCATAACATATTCAATAAAGTGCTTTCAGTTTTGTGGCAGCAGTTGGGATCCCACAGTCCCACAGTTTGATGAGTTTGctagtcaggtgtccacaaactgtAGGCCATAAACGTAGGAGTTATTAAGTCCACTTTCATGTTTTCAGCTTTTTTATGCTGCTCAAACTCCTCACTTAAACTGTTTTCTAGTGAGTATGTACATGAATCGATTCGACGGGAGATCCGGATGGCACGTGAACGTTTCACTGGGGAATCCCTGAGCCAGGAGCTGAATCGAATCCAGAAACGCCTggacactgtggagcttctcaGCCCTGATATAGTGATGAACCTCCTGCTGTCATATCGTGATATCCAGGTCAGGCTTTACACTATGGCCAAGCGATGTGCATGCAGAGATCTAGCTAATTTTGTTTGTTACTATATTTATCTGAACTTTTATTTCTGTGTCTTGCATGCACTGTTTCCTTAAGATCTGAAACCAATATGAGTTAGAGTATCAGCCAGTTATCCTGTTGACAatcaaacaaatgtttttgttgccAAAATTTTGCCAGTATGTGTGAATGCCATGCTCCTTTAAGATGATTTGTGTCCTGTGTTTATTTGCAAGATGATGTTGTTTGTGAACAAACCAGGCATTGTATGAGAATAGTCAGTGTAGTACTCTAggacagtggtccccaaccttttttttcgcCACGGACTGGTCAATGTTTgttaattttaccgcggcccgctgtgggtgggtgggttggtGGGTGTATGTGTCGGCAGCTATACAATTaactttaaattaataattttaattgtatttaaacatgcctttttaactcactacaacgctaaatcaatgagaatcctgagcttgtttctttgcaacgagatggttccatctggggtaataggagacaatgacacctgaaatgtgttgcttatgtccagtttattctgttttgttttgttgccgtcactgcagaaaatcccgcttcacacagatagcatgtcagaaatggcaacagggatttaagtgctgtggtggcaatctcagggtattccgccatgactttaatccagaacaccggcagagtttctaactttctaacgacgtctgtttcgtactcatttttgctaatttgtgggttaaatttgaccAAACagaatatacacgtacaccaagcactgttaaacattagaaagtaccggtgaacagagagaagagcgatacacaccttctctatCCATCAAAGCTACagcgccactgccgcttgcagccgctcagctccagacgtcacctaaacctggcccgatatcatgatattttgcgcatgcgcggtattggtgcggctttaggtgacgtctctcagctcctgcTTAACCTCTTGTCCATgaaaagtcgcacaaacccgagagaaatacaccacagtaaataaaatggaaataatttaatgttccttggccGGCcaggtaccatttggtccacggaccggtaccagTCCGCGGCCcaggggttggggaccactgttctAGAACATCATGCTTTACATTCTAGatttaatgttatttgtttCAGAGCAACTGACGAATGAAGGGTTGTAGCAAAATTACGAAATTGTATTCTGCTCACAACACAGCAGGGACAGCCATTTGTTAAATGAGTAACTGATACTTTGGAATTTAATACTGGACTCCTTCACAGGATTATGAGTCCATAATTAATCTGGTGGAGACCCTGAATGACTTGCCCATGTGTGCAGTAGCAATGCAGCCAAACATCAAGTTTCAGTACATATTTGCGTTGAATAGGTAAGCCTTCATATTTATTCGTTACACAAAGAAGTCACAATCCTGGCTAATCTGGGTTACTTTTACAACAACCGTGCACTTTTGACTAATATGTCCAGGAGGAATCACCCAGGTGACCGTGAGAGAGCCCTGTCAGTGATTCTGCCCATACTGCAATCAGGAGAGCCAGTGGCCTCAGATGTCTACTGTCTCTGTGGCCGCATTTATAAAGACATGTTCCTGAGCTCTGGCTTTAAGGATACACACTGCCGAGATCAAGCCAGCTGCTGGTATGTGTGCATCTCTTTCCTACCTACAATCTGTCTCATGTCTCCATTCACTATATCAGGGgcgtttaaataaaattttgctAACTGTTTAGAGTATCAGGGTCCGAACAAGCAACATGACTGAACAGTGAAAACAGCTAGCTTTAAACGGGGAAAAGTTGTTTTAAGTGGTTTTAATTTTAAGACAAATTAAAATGGTCATGTTTCAGCCAGTAATCATGCTTTATTTGAACATCTCTGACTAATAACGTGCCTATTTTTAATTTGACAATGAGAGAATAAACACGGACGCCCTGGCCATCCATGTTTAAATATAGTTTTTGTCATTAACCTTTTTAAATAAGCCAAGTTGTCTTCTAGATTCTAATCAGCCCAGAGAgctcaaattaaacaaaatgtaaaccCTATTAAAGCTCTCTCCTTTCTGATCTAATGATTTTAATCCTTTAGTTACTCTCTGATCCCATGAGCTGTCTCCAGCTAAATAATTTCCATAGATGCCCGTGATTGGCTGCAAAGAAGCATCTGCTGCACAAGCCGTGCTGCTCGATGGCTAGACAGTCAGAGTTGCTATATAATGGTCAGCTTTTCATGTTCATCAGCTCTGctacagtgtgttttttttttcccttgatgCAATTTAGTCCTCCAAAGTACTTTGCCTGGATATATACTTTGAGTCTGGACCATATCTTCCAGATGATGACCCCTATCTATATAAACAAGACAGCAAGCATTCTTTAAATTTCACTCcgctaaataaatagaaaatgaaaagcaTCATTATCCAGCATGCTTATAAACACAATAATATGGCTCATCCAGAGTTCATATGCATGCATATTTTTTTGGGTGTTTTCTTCGTCATGAATGGAAGATGATCAATTTCtttgaatatgcaaataataaGGTGTAGAGGTGTTTGGAGAGAGCCTTAGCGTATTGATTGTCATTCCGTTGGTGATAAAAATGATGGCGCTCTGTTTCCACATGTTTAGGTATACTAAAGCGTTTGAAATGGAGCCCTCACTGCACTCGGGCATTAACACAGTGGTACTTCTCATGGCTGCCGGTCATCAGTTTGACTCCTCTGTTGAGCTGAGAAAGATTGGTATGTTTCTAACATGGCACAAATTCTCCAAATAACAATAATGTTTTGTGTTAAACTgataatattgttattgttgtttgtgtacttgtttaaaGTTATTTTCACATCTACGCTTGGGTTTGGACATTATAGTTTTGGTCAGTAAATGGTGTCTGATTTCTCTCGTACTGTTGTGTGTTCTTTCTTCCTTGGGAACAGGAGTGACTCTCAGCAGTTTGCTTGGCAGAAAGGGGAGTTTGGAGAAGATGCACGATTACTGGGATGTAGGTTTCTACCTGGGGGCTGGAATTCTTGCCAACGAACACAAGAAAGTAATAGAAGCCTCAGAGAAACTCTACCGCCTCAAAGCACCAATGTGGTGAGGCCCACAACTCGTGTCCACTTAACACTTTGTCACTCATTTGTGCAAGGAttgggtttgtgtgttattgtgcctTGATATGTTCTTTCTGGATTTTATTACAGGTATCTTGGCTCAGTCATGGAGACCTACATTCTGTACAAACAGTTTGCCAAACCCCCAGAGGTGACGCACCCCAAACAGGAAATTGTGGACTTCTGGATGGAGCTTCATGTGCAAGCATGCAAACCTACTCTTTCCACTGCACGCTGCCCGGTATGGGTGCATGCTCTTCAATTCAatccaattatttatttatttatttattactttataaagCAGTTGAACACAAATCCAGATGTAGATTTTATTTAGATCCTCAGTGAAAATACTAGAAGCAAAAACTCAACAGGAGAGGAACCCAAATAAAAGGGAACCTACCCACATTGTGTTCAAATGATGTTCTGGAGAAAAATATTAGGAATATGAGTCCTGAGATTAACACAGGACAGTCTTTAAAATTATAGCAGTAGGTGTAGTGGGTGCAAGACTCCAGTATCAGGAGAGATTTATTTGATAAATCAATGGTTAGATTTGGCCATAGAGTTTATTTGGGAAGTGCAAGTTTTCATAGTATCTTATGTGGAGCAACAAATTGCCGTAAATACAAGTGCGGAAGCTCTAAGCAGAAGTAATGTCTCAGGATGAACCAGGCGAAGTGTGAGATGTCTGTCGCTTCTCCAACGAAGAACTTCAGttataaacaaaatgtagaggggaaaaaaaaccctaatgAGATCTGTAATGGCTGTTCTTGCAGGTCCTTGTCCTAGAGCCCACTAAACTATTCCAGCCCAGCATATTGAGCGTGTGTGAGGAGGACAAGAGCCGCACCGTGCAGCTGAGATATGTTACACCGCTACAGGTACACACCATGATGTATACGCTTGTGTGCTCTGCTACACTTCCCTTTGTGGGCCTCAGCTGAATGGCCCTGGTGATAAAACTAAATTATTAAAAGGAGatttaaataattgaagaaATCAAAGGAGGAAGGCTTCATTGTTCATTGTGAAAAGCATACCTGTTTATCGCAGTTACCACAGCTGGGGCTTGGTTCTGCTGTTTGTAATGTGACCCATTAGTGTGAAGTTTACACCCAAGAGGCTGGAATTCTGAATGCTGTTAGGTGCTGTTACATGAATATTGAATGTTGTTCGGTGTTGCATCTACGGGAACAATCAGAAGCCAGCTATATTATATCACTTCTGTTTATTGTTTGAATGGAGAATGTCTTTTACACTTTACAGATACCATGTGTGTAAGTACTcagggtttgtgtgtttatttgtttttgaaaagcCATGTTCAGTTATGTTTTTCCTCATTATAGAAAGGCCTACATGAGTGGATATTCCCTGCATCAGCAATTCGTGGAGTGAGGTATAGACACCTGGGtatatctctgtctcttttggcctcactgtctgtctgtctttgccTTTTCCCTTGCACTCTGTCTTATTTTTGGATTTtcattacccccccccccccccctcgctTGCTCGTTCTCCCTTAGTCACGCTCTGTGTATTTCCAGTTATGGTTAAGGCttatttcctgatttttttttttctctttgctatATCTACAGTTTCCTTTTTTCGAAGTGACTGTTCTGTTGTCTGCAGGGTAATATAATTGTGtacatatgattttttttttcaacattcagagaaacagATGGCTGTTTTCCAGCTTTGTTTGCAACGCAAATCAGTTGCTGGGTTTAGGAGTTTCTTATAATAGTTCAGATCTGATTAATAACTCATGGAAAACAGTGCATAAGTCTGTCTCACgtactgtgtgttttgtattgtttaatgttactgtacatgttCCGACATGTCTCATTTTTAGTGTCTCTAAATTTGATGAGCGAAGCTGTTTCCTGTATGTGCTCTACAACTCCGATGACTTCCAGCTGTGTTTCCCAAGTGATCTGCACTGCAAAGGGTGAGAGCCAAAGAAAGCACTTGGGTGGGACTGTTCTGTTGTTCCCATATGTTTAAGCCAAGCTCAAACTCCTAAACAGtggaatttatttaaatatagtgAGCTAAATATATCAATTATAATGTTCTTTACTGAGTTTCTTTTTTAGAAAGTGTTTTTTGGCCTGGTTTCATTTCGCTGTATTATGAAGCTCAGAGGAACTGTATTTGCCTAATTCTGACCCCACCCCCAGCCCCCCAGGGGTATTAACCAGTGTAACATTTGGTTCtgaattaaattatttcttaAACAATAACTAAAAAGCTTGATTCATGTTAATTTTTTGGGGGTTTCTGCTGTGCACAtgtgagtttctttctttcttcagatTCTGTGAGCTGGTAAACGCTCTGATCTGTCGGACAGAAGGCGCAGGCGATGACTCCACCTTGCACAGCGAAGGACTGCTGGAGGTCAGTATTAGCTTTATAACATTCCTAATCTCCCTACAGTTAAAGCAGAGAATAATATAACTTCTAGtgtattgtaaatgttttatacagatataaaatgactgtagtgtgtttatacacgtATCGGATGTCTGAAGGTCTATTAGTGGCTCAGCCAGAATTTCTATTATTGTGCCACAGTGAGACTGAATACTTATCTGATTAGGCAGAAGGTTACTTTCATGTACCTGGACGGATGTGACTGTAGATCTGGCTCTTATGAAGAtttatgtttctatagtaaATGCTTATAAATAGAATTGAATGGACAATGCTGtacataataataagaataagaataataaccTGATTTATTAGAAAAAGTGTATTATCAACGTGGATACATTTTTTAGTAATagatatacattttttgtttatttatggggCCTCAGTAGAAAGTCTGCAGGATGGAGGAGTCCACAATGGTTTCTCTGTTGCTACCATGATTTTCCAAGTGGTTTAATGTTTGTATGAATTATATAAAGTCAACATTGTAGCCAGCAAATGGactgattagatttttttaaatagattaattttttttttttttggataaacaCGGTCAATGTCACAGCACGATAAAATGTCTAGTAGGTTCTCCTCAACAGCTTTCTTGCTGTTTGTTGTGttcaagaaagagagagtaagaggaAAAAGGGAGTCTGGAGAGGGGAGGAACATATATAGCCTATGTAATAACAAGCAATAAAGGTAACAGACTTGATGTTCCATGGCattatgtgtaataaaaaataagtaaaagcaACATGTCTgccattaataaattaaaatgagcAATTGCTGATTAAGCGGAATAATGTcatgataataatataataacaacacCCAACACAGTCTGGTATGTACTATTCCTCGATTAATGACTAATTGACTGTAATTGTTGGCTaacatttattgttatattaaatcTCAGGGTCCCAAAGATTAAATTTAACTCTCTGACCACTCACAGCACTCGTGACAAATTTCCATTCTCTGCTCAACACCATGTGACTGTAGACAAAAATAGCAGCTTGCATTTAATCTCTGATGCTGTATTTCTCCCAGTACATGTACGAGAAAGGAGAGAATGGGGAGAAAGTGGTGCTGGGGAAAGGAACCTATGGAGTGGTGTACGCTGGACGAGACTTGAGCAATCAAGTACGCATCGCTATCAAGGAGATtccagagagagacagcacGTATGGagtttttccatttattttcagtttttacCATATTATCTTGTAGCACACTAATCtagtgtgcatgtttttttgtttttttgagcagtgttgaCTCAGTTTTGTTTAACTGGAAAACTATTTGACCTTTTGTTCCAAAGACCTTCAGCATTTCCTGAATGAAGGCTTGAAGcctgtttttagatttttttttctttcatgtgttGCATGAAAGACTAACAAATACCTTCAGAATAATTAATTTTCCCATGTCTGTTTTGTAATTCCCAGTTACTCTCAACCTCTCCACGAAGAGATCGCCTTGCACAAGAGACTGAAGCATCGCAACATCGTGCAGTACCTGGGCTCTGTCAGTGAGGGTGGCTTCATCAAGATTTTCATGGAGGAGGTGCCAGGAGGTAAAGCTGCTCCACCCTGTTCTCTCAAGTAACCACGTCACCCAACATTGCGTGTGAAAAATCTAACTTTTATTGCCAGCcggaatctgtgtgtgtttcttttgtatGGGTGGCAGGATTTCTGTCAACCAGGAAGTGCCTTTGGCACATTGCTCTTTGGAATACAAAAAATGTCTTACAATAacacgtgtgcacacacgagcacacagcTGTAACTATGGCAGCTAAAACAAAATGAGACACTTTTCATTATTTCTTACAGGAAGTTTGTCTTCGCTCTTAAGGTCAAAGTGGGGACCTCTTAAAGATAACGAACCCACCATTGTCTTCTACACCAAGCAGATTCTAGAAGGACTGAAATACCTCCATGATAACCAGATAGTTCACAGAGATATCAAGGTACATTTAGGTTAATGCTGAAAGAGAGTGTTTATCAATGTGACCATTAGATATTTCAATATGTCAGCATTCTTTTTGCTTTACTCCTTCCACCAGGGTGATAATGTTCTGATCAACACATACAGTGGAGTACTGAAGATCTCTGATTTTGGAACATCTAAAAGACTAGCAGGAATTAACCCGTGTACAGAAACCTTTACAGGTGACCTCTGTCTTTCAGAGACTTTGCATTAACACACCTTTCACACActtgttttagtgtgtgtgtgtgtgtgttgggagagTGGGTAATTGGTGGCATAATTTGTTGTA harbors:
- the si:ch211-1i11.3 gene encoding mitogen-activated protein kinase kinase kinase 5 — translated: MYTSERRRMSLHEVKRKNSIRVSAGSLWQDALALELSANKSVTSPRSRSRALSVVYVVVEDASVAQSEENLSLRCVKEACADSQAELQTVPFESIAHATANTLDVFYNADVAIVEMNDSLRQPSLFYHLGVRESFSMTNNIILYCNKQEDDLQLLKEQCGSYTFIAYMVSPQGKVFACDATLMRGITEILQPSFTIEPLLTPLVEQLVKLFDNVHIHASEYVHESIRREIRMARERFTGESLSQELNRIQKRLDTVELLSPDIVMNLLLSYRDIQDYESIINLVETLNDLPMCAVAMQPNIKFQYIFALNRRNHPGDRERALSVILPILQSGEPVASDVYCLCGRIYKDMFLSSGFKDTHCRDQASCWYTKAFEMEPSLHSGINTVVLLMAAGHQFDSSVELRKIGVTLSSLLGRKGSLEKMHDYWDVGFYLGAGILANEHKKVIEASEKLYRLKAPMWYLGSVMETYILYKQFAKPPEVTHPKQEIVDFWMELHVQACKPTLSTARCPVLVLEPTKLFQPSILSVCEEDKSRTVQLRYVTPLQKGLHEWIFPASAIRGVSVSKFDERSCFLYVLYNSDDFQLCFPSDLHCKGFCELVNALICRTEGAGDDSTLHSEGLLEYMYEKGENGEKVVLGKGTYGVVYAGRDLSNQVRIAIKEIPERDSTYSQPLHEEIALHKRLKHRNIVQYLGSVSEGGFIKIFMEEVPGGSLSSLLRSKWGPLKDNEPTIVFYTKQILEGLKYLHDNQIVHRDIKGDNVLINTYSGVLKISDFGTSKRLAGINPCTETFTGTLQYMAPEIIDQGPRGYGKPADIWSLGCTIIEMATGKPPFHELGSPQAAMFKVGMFKIHPTVPECMSEDAKSFIMRCFEPNPDKRAIASDLLKDTFLKSSTKKRSKPLTSLAETDPSSPGEYQRSMSVPITVYVEDVDSDRTELSSSYNPSKTIHCLRENDISESPPCTNNFLLTPEGQQGDMMSPAVSGEHLGLFLLRKDSERRSTLHRVLTDYINQVLDNINESLPQTEEPCISSEHIKQLIGCLRENIRSPDRKQLTNRLLKLRFSLHDDAVPLSSLQAALFSFQDAVKKVLRQQQVKPHWMFALDNLLRQAVQDAITVLLPELKLQLQSSFEVEEGCPETDQLAEKPSAESHNETSGSSQEHQQHSTESISARVPNGLTTSCSPLAQEFIFLCKETRRLLNQLNEKEKEYQELLTNSLQNVQGAVDTLKFKTTPESSDNKTACHSVQTLAMVRWLKAVPVDEHTINILVNHCFTLDILLHMASKDDLKYCGIKGGIVCRLWRAISTQRKSHLSVVTEDSEETVL